Part of the Antedon mediterranea chromosome 6, ecAntMedi1.1, whole genome shotgun sequence genome, ATTTAATGGAAAGTTGTTGAATTAGATTTTCGTGTGGAAATTGTGTAGGCCTTTAAATAAAGTAATGTATAGCAACATCTAAAGGTCCGTTTATACTCTCTATAATTATGTATGCATACTAATCAAAAGCATATCCGAATAACGGTACAACCGGCGTAAATAGAGTATACTCATGTGATCATTAACTATCTTATACTTATGTGGTTACCTCCGATAGTTCATGTGCACGTTACGTAAAGCGATAACGTCTTTCCATCGGAGTATATTATGATGGAGTATATATTCTGATTAGTTTTGTTTGCGTTTGAACGCAGTATTGCAAACTAAACCGCAAAGGGTGACTGTATTTAACTCCGATAGAAAAGAGAGCGTGAAAACATCtccaattattatatattttgggAAATGAACTTTTGAATTAGCttacattaatatatatttattatttaatttttgttgaaaacagttatattttgttttcgttCTGTgctatttgttatttgtttttttatggcAATACTGTAACGTGCGGTGAGGTGAGAGTCAATAAAGAATTGCGTATATTTACCAAAACTACATAAAACATCATAAATAAGTATCACTGTGATGTCATAGATGTACTTCAATGTCTGTTTGCAGATTAGATAACACTACAATAATGTATTGCTGTATCACTGTATACCAATTATTCATTTTGTAGGCTTGCAACATGGAATCGTTGACCAAGAAAGAAGAAGCAGAGCTGCCACATATATCGCATGGTTTCCTTAAACGTATTCATGAACATTGGGGCTGGGTTGTTACAATAGGCGTTTCAGTGGTTTGGTTTTTAATCATCGGATCTCAttatgtatatgcacttacttttATTTCACTTCAAAACGATTTCGATGCATCTGCAACCCTGATAGGTAAGTCAAAACTATAATGTAGACAATAGAAGTTTCCCAAAATCACCAGATATTATCAACGTCATAAAACTACGCCGATACAAGTGCATTTTAACTATCAAATTTCAAAAGCCTTTCAACTAaaatttatataggcctacagatgaCCTATTTGTATCCACAATGACTTTGCAGTATCGCTAGATTGGAATAACTGTAATAATAGGCATTGGTCCAAACTATGTCTTAGgagaggaaaaaaaaatcacttgCAATATTTGCAATATGCTCTACACGGGTAATGCAGAAACGATTTTGCTAATTGGGGAGATCTAAGCCTAATTATCAAGTGCAAACACCGACAAAAAAATCAGAAATACATAACTAACAATAGTGCTTGCTGTCTCACAACTCcatatggttttaaaaaatcaaatcaacaaagtattgtatttaaaaagatATACCGTAACTTTTTAATGTATGCTAATATAATTATagtgttgttttattttaggtggtaggcctattatcagaGAGGGCAGTTTTTTCGCAACTTGTGGTTGCTGAAACATTATATCTGAGAACGTCCGATATAGCCCTACTAGTCTATCAATATTATAgatgtcatttcttgtctttgTAGGTTTAATTGGTTCCGTGTACCTATCTCTCGGCTGTTGCTTATCCCCTGTAACGTCATGGCTACAGCGACATTACTCTCACCGTACTATATCCATATTGGCCATCCTCATCACCACCGTTTCATACGTCGTGTCATCATTTATGCAATCATTAGTCATTCTCGTTTTTACATTCGGTGTGTTAAGTGGTATTGCATATAACTTTGTATACACATCTCTACATCATATTCTGGTATGCTATTTCCCATCAAAAAGATGTCGTGCACCAATAGCGATTGCTAACGTTGGGCCAACAATAGGTTAGTAGTATATTAAATTAAGCCAATACATTCCGAAATAAATGCAAATCTCGACGTTTTGTTGGAAATGTTGTTCAAGAAGTAATTTTATAGGTAATAGATAAGTAcctatgatgatgatatttcattttatttacgAAAAATTCCTTCTGAAAACAGAGAGaacaaacaaattacaaaaaaaaaaatagcaaagGTAGATGGAAACAAGTAAACGTCTCAGATAATctatgtgttttttttgtttttttttacatttatatctgtattttatgtctcatagcaaacataatttctatgtataggcctatattttttattgtatatgcaaatgacaaaaAAAGGAAATGATGATTTCcactaatgaatgaatgaatgaatgaatgaccGTTATGCACGACGacgatgataatgacgatgacgacgacgatgatgatgacgatgacgccgacgacgatgatgacgatgacgccgacgacgatgatgacgaCGTGATTATATTGGTGATGGCTGAAATCATGTGAAAAACTTTGGCATCAAAACAATATGTCCCCTTGTTCGTTTCAGAGGCTAATATGAGTGTCCCAAAGGACTACCGGTATTGTAAATGCTAAATGgaaatagtttaataatatattgtatctttttatttaaaaatttagccATGCTATGCCTTAGCCCAATTATAGAGAAATTACTATCGTTGTATGGATGGAGATGGACTCTTCGCATTCAAGGATTAGTCATCTGTGTTTTTGGACTGCTAGCCTGTACGGTGTTTAAGAAACCTCCAGTATGGAAGAAGTcagaaaaacaagaagaaaagAAGAGCCACGGCCATAGCGGCTACTTGACGGCGGTATTGAAGCTACCAGAAACATGGATATTTAGCCTGGCAACGTTTCTAACTGGAGTTGCATCGACCTTCTTATACGTTTACAttgtaagttttttttattttgatttaaaaaaaaaattctggtAACGTTTGTTTGCTTGGTTTGTGAACACATATCTATTTTTACGAAACACGACGTAAGAGCAACGCAAGTGAGCTACTGgcagttcggatgatccatcgcgtcgtgattggtcagttGTGTTGCGCTTTGTCGTCTTGCTTCGTGTTCTAGtcggaaccaagctttaaagctCAGCATCTTTGAAATAATAATGCCCTATTGCACTTTACCACGGACACATAGCTTTCTTCTTATTTCTATTCAATGTAATGTttggtaaagcgtggttcccactagcaacgcaacacaagtgaattgaccaatcacaagcgatggcttattcgcttgtgattgctgaccgtctataacttcgcttgtcctTGGTTAAAaagcttgcgttgcgtttacgtccttgcgttacgttctagtgggaaccaagctttaagggcCCTGATCCTGCCGCAATGTTTTAGTAAACTTCATCTGACCTCAATTCACGCATTATGTTTCTgaataaaaatatgttcatcTTTTGTATTAATGCACGACTTCCTATTcacctttttttaaatacaataaccACATCCGTTGAATAAGGCTTAAATTaaagtacaaaaacaaagtGAGAAGCGATACATTCGCTCAATATAAcgttttcaaataattttcttGATTGTCTTGGAGTTTGTGACGTGCACAGTatatataatgaaaatcatTAACTATAATGCTGCTTTCTAgatattaaatcaattaatactgTTTTGAAAGCTTAGTTTGCACATGAAATTAATGTAAAACTCTATAATTATTGTAAGCCGTTCAGTTTTGTTGAAGGATTATGGTGCACAGGGAAAATAAGGACTGCAGAAATAGTTAATCACTACTAACACAGGAATAACTCAGTTTTGAACAGGAACATACTGCGAATGCAACATAATGTTCatacattatcaaaataatttaggcctactgtatgctTAAGCCTATTGTCAATAGGTctctttaaagctcaggtacaggcatgcattttaaatataatatcagGTTAAtagtacataaataaaatatttgtaacagaaatcaagacaaaaaaacatgaatttcccttaatatggtcaaatacaaatttggcaaaattctgccataagtaagactttttttcagtagttagtttaacctaatgtaataacatgtctggtgactccctagaaggtgaaaagaGATGGTGGATAttcggtggataatttttgctatagcatgaaaataaaaatctgaagttgaataaaaatacaaaaaaaaatgtaaaattcaagttatattacctatatttagtcatctggtaacattttttaccacaccgtttatttttcatagctttttaaaatgcctctatattacaaaatgtgtgtacaaaagaatagagattttactgtgaactatccccccactgataagaaagggcttattttcaacaagctcgtgtaacacaaataaaatcccaaaaattatgaaacaactATAGagcgataattattggaatgtatgatcaatagacattttttgcccgtacctggcctttaaagtttatgtttattctcaCGAAATAGAAATACTGTAGGCGTATACTGGTAACAACTTGAATtgcttttaaattaataattgacaTTGACAATACAGTAAGAGTTAAgtggattttaaaaaaaatatttaatgatgaataaataatgaaatccTATTCGTATTGGTATGCGTATTATTATCTATTGCACCAACACAACAATTGGTTTTTATTGCTTTCTTTGTGACGAGAAAAATTTAATATCATATCATAGAGAGGTCATGGTCAAATTATTGGTTAAAACCATGCTTCACGTGTTTTATAGTTTATCAGACAACCTATTCATAAATTGTTGTCTATACTATATCTGTCTACGATTAAAATAATCTGGCAGCCCTGCTGTAATATACTATTTCTGTCTATGTTTACATTATATCTTGCTTGCTTTCCTTTAAAAGAAATGGAAATATCCATAAAAGGTACAAATGAAATTCTTTTACACCGGCCACAAGGCATCAATTCAAATTCTTTATAAAGAGCGTTCTTCCCAAAATGATAAGTTTGCTACGTATACGTTGCTTTTGGAACTTAAATTACCATTTTCTTGCAAACAGCAAGCAGCAAATGCCTGAGGATATTTCATTTGAAAGTTCTTGAGATCAGACCTGTTCTCTCTTATGCAAAGTTCGTTACGAAATTTGACGATAAGTTTTCagaaaattgaaacaaaatctGCTAAAATAAGTGTCCCATTTTAGTCTAATGTTTgtctaaaatgaaattattaaaaatttctGGAGCTTCATTTTCAACCAGTTTATTCGTCGTAGGCTTACAATTGAAAGAAttcaatgtttatttgaattgaaaataattgtttattgagGCCCATCCAAATCCACATAAACACCAATGAATGCTTTCTTTCAGGGAAGTTATATCGTTAGTAAAGGATTAACAGAAGAGCAGAGCAGCCTCGGAATGACAGCATGTGGTTGCGGCAGTCTAGTTGCGTGTTTTATCGGCGCTGTTGTCATCGATAGAACTTCCTTTCCGACGATTTATCTCCTGCCAGTTCTCAGCGTGTTAACATCTCTTACATTCATTATCTTGATATGGGTTCATACGCTCGTGCCTGTTATCACAATGTGCATAGGTATGTGCTTTACAGATGTATAGGGCCTATTCGCATACATAACACCCAAGTCTTAACATGCCCTAATCTGACAGGAGATTACACCACGAATATTCCATAAAGGCACGGTACCATTAAGAGCAATTTTGATAGAAAATAATGCGCAATTACGTATTTTGTTACATTGTGAGGAtaaagatgtttaaaaaaatgttatattcataatattatcTTATCTAAATAGTTGTTGGATTGCTCCGGACTGGATACAACATACTGATTCTACCACCGGCAGTGGAGTTACTTGGAACGGCTAGGGCACTTGAGGCTGGAACCCTGTCAATATCAAGTCTAGGAGCTGGCTATATTGTTGGCTCTTACATATCAGGTAGTTAGACCTATCTTaaagctgtgtctacactatcaaactagtgtgatgtacccaaatatggtagttatatgctcAAATATCGTAgtcatatgcccaaatatggtagtgatatgacatcatcatgtccatttatatgggcacatcacaattcgTGATGGAATGTTTTCATGAGCCATGATCAATAGCATTGTTTCTGTCCGAACATAATTGATTTCTGAACTTTGTTTCAAAGTCTGGAAAATAAAGAaagttcttttatttattaacaaatacCAATTTCATGTTATTTTCTAGGTAAAATGTTTGACGCATTTGGATCGTACGACATCGCACTCTACATATGCTCAGGAATATACTTAGCAGCGGCAATGTTAGCTCTGATGGCCCCAATTTATCAACGTATCTTTGCACGTGATAGGTACATGGTTGACAGGAAATTTACAGATTTACAAAATACAGAAAATTTACAGGTGCCAAATGTCCAATACGAATATTTATTAATCGAGCGAGAGAGTGTGATTTAATCTGCTGAGTTTCTTGATCAGGAGGGATTACTTAAAGAATTTGAAAGTTGAAATGTAAACAGACATTGATATTCGCAGTTTGAATCATTATGCCCCTAGCTATATGAAAATGCCACGAGAAAAAATATCGACTGCTGACTTGTTGTACCACGGTGGATTCTCCACCAAGGATCAGAGTGacattcactcttccctgattctACTCTGATTTGTTTTAGAGGAATGAGTGTTACTTTCACGATTATTAATATGCCATATTCAGAAGCATACAAACTGTCTTTCATGAAACCTCTCTGCTATTGAGAATTATATTAGGGGAAACTTTCATCGTTACTGATACCTACATCCTGGATCAAGGATACCCACGTTACTATAAAGAGAACACGAGTATATTGTAAATAGGCCTAAGAGAAACTATAGAGTCAGAAGTCAGAAATAAGTGCAATTGAAATAAGGGGATTCAGTAGTTGCTAAGGAGTTACGGAACTAATTATGTCTGTCACAACCTGTGATGGTTTAATGGCAGTCactaaatattgttaataaatatttctgaGTATATTTACTtgatttttcttcttttaaaaaaaaaatgccgCGGCGCACCGTGCGTTATACCTCAGCAGAGTAAATAATACATCTTAATTATTTTTACCATGTCTTCATTGATagttaaataggcctatatttcgtTTCAAACAAATTCAGAAATTCCAGCAAGGCCGCGTAAAGCGTGAATACTTTCACAAATTAAAGGTATGGCTTGCAATATCCTAAAATCAATTCTATTGTGAAAATCAGAAACGTAATTtgaaaaacatgtttatttcatAAGAATCCTATCTGAATTCTGTATTTATCCTCGGATTGAAGTCCTTTCAACCGGCAAGTTGTATTCTCTGAACAATGGAGTAAATTGCACGCACGCATCgaatataattttctttaaaagGTACTAGTACTGCATAATGGGCATGTCAACTGCATGCATGCATCAaatggaatttttttttaatagtttaaaaaaattgggtCAATTGCACGCATGCATCtattggaaaataaatattttttttaaaatcaaggtACTGTATTATCATTTCATAACTAAAACAACGGTCGGAGATTATATTTGCTACAATTTGTAGTAGTAATACTTACTAACGCATATAGCTAAGTGTGCGGATTGCTGGTGAAGCTCAATTCCCGAGGACGCAACAACGCAAGCGCCACTTAAGTGATTTCACCAATTACAGGCGATGGATCATCACAAAtgtcgcctgtgattggtcaactcacatCTTTGCGTTACGTCTACGAGGAACACAGTTTGGAACTCCATCGAGGCATGTGGCTCCCCCACAACGTTGTCCATTGTTTCGTTTGTGTGTGGTTGTACAAGCCGTCGGGCATCTACTATCGATTTTTATGCATCATAAAATTACTGATCTCCATCGAAGCATACCGTTTACAAAAGAAAGACGTGGTACACAAAGAAACAATTGTATTGTTGTATGGGTGTGTTGGTTCTAATGAACTTTAAACCTAGTCCGGAAAATTATTAAAGTTCGTCTTGGCATAATACGATAATACGGAAGTTGAATATTGATCATACGGAATTTATACATTGGCTATTTCTACAGTATAAGATTATTAATTTCGCAACTACTGTGTTTGTTTAACAGGAAAGTGTTTAGTGAATTGCCATTTAGCCCAACATTTACAAGACAACCGACAGATATGGCTATACAAAAATAAGTCTATACTGCACAACATATATTCTATGTATGAAAACcaatgataaattattataagTGGTGTTGAAGTATTATCATGGTATTATACAATTAATGTTAGATTAAAATAAGATCAGCTTAGATTCATAACTTTATCGACATATTTCTCTGTAATAGAATTTGAAGCGCttttatatatgtttttcaACTTATGCCTGATGCAATTTAAGATCAAAGTATTATTAAAGAGGCACTAATATCAGAATAATGCTTATTAGATGTATGCCATGATTGGTTAACAGccctaatttaaaaaaatgtctctggTTGGTCAATGGTCTTTAATTATTCaatacaatataggcctatacaaattaAGAGAGCTTTCTCAAATTACGAAATGACAGGTTCCCATCCATACCAACTTAATGTTAATCAAAACAAGTTTTTCATCCGTTAAAATATCATTGTTCTTACTAAATCAGGATGTTATTTTGCGTGTGGAGCAGTGTGTGCTCGGTCAACTCACGTGAGTGCTCGTAGTGGAAGATTGCGATCCGCGGCTGCTGACACAAACCGATATCTTTTCTCCTTTCTGCCCACATGTATCAGGAGACATCAGCGACATTCATCCAGATGAGCACCatgaaataatatgtaataatatgttcttgtgagtttttaatattggtattgttgtattgtcatgttattttatatattgtaattatgatgtatttGAAGACGAGCAATGTAATTTTCTCCTTGTgggaacgaataaagattatacttgttggactactgatcgtgagattgaggttcgaatccaactctcgctgcattgcttgtattctttggcaagatactttacttacgtttgcctctctccacccaggtgtatacatgggtacccggttagatcaagacacaactttgcgctgattacttgctgcattatgggagtacgTTTCCATACgcgtttgataaaaaaaatgactggggtaataatgttcagtgcttagaggtttcacaacattaggcgctacaTAAATACaggatattatattattattatttgattggaCTTGTGGAAATCAAAGAAAGCATAAATGGTTATCATAGTTGTACGATGAAAATGTTTTTGGTTTCcgaaaaaaaaatgcatactTATCTACTTATCATCGATCGTTAACGACTTAGTATGAATGGGTCTTTCCTGTTTTGACAATGGCTGACGAGACTATGAGATTTAAAACTGTGCTGTTGATGTTCACATAGGTAGTTAGAATAATACGAAAAAGTGAAGTATGCGCTCTATGTGGTATATAAACAACCCACATAGTTGACATTGGTTTTATTGAGACTGCAAATATTAGCTGTGATTTTGAAACTAGACAATACACTTTATAACACACTTAAGTATGTTTGATAGATGTGTATCATGTTGCGTTGGTTGCTTAGTTACATTGAACAATAAAGTTAAAATGGATAAAAGTTGAAAACGAATAATGAATGTCTTAAATTTGCTAAATGGTGGAATATATTCATTTTTCCCACTGAAATggtttaggcaatgtggccaaggattacaaatagtgaattaatcactgtcctgtcagatacaggggctattttgtgaaccagttttctggggtaaccccctactctacTCTTCTTCCTTTTCCTTTTCATTTTCATATATTTGTATAACATTGtaaaaaacattgtaaatataagcatcattaaaaaaaaaatattctcgAAGCGCTGTGGAAAAAAAGATAAGGGAAAAGGACGAATATtaataaagttgaaaaaaaaaatcttttatcccattcaattcataaactttattatttagATATACCGTGTCTCATGATAGTGTATAAATCCCAAACAACTTTGAATCATAAAACCCTGCGCCTCAACCCACTccaaatgttttaattacataATAGCCTAGTAAAATATGCGAACGTGATTAGTTAGAAATGGCATCAAGACTACTGATTCAAAGATCAAATCTACCTGGGCAATATAATTATGTCCTGTAAACTCCTGGAAAATGTGCAAATTCTAAGAAATCCTAGATTCTATAAATTCCAGGGCAATCCTGCAAATTCCAGTTGAATCCTTCAAACTTCCATACATTTGTATTGTGTTGCATTTAAAGTTGtttatgttataaataataatcaacaTTATTCTTCATGGTTCAGCAGCTTTGACATGTAAGGTCCATCCAGTTCATATCCCATTTTGCGATAATAGTCCCTAGTACCAACACCTTGATAAagcaaaattttaaataaattttcttgtatttgtataacattgtaagtataattattattttttaaaaacctaAAAATTCTTGAAGCactgtgaaaaaataaaaagaaaagtggAGAAAGTTAAATTTCACTACAGCATTCAAACCATGAACGCCAACTATGAACTGCAGTTGACAAGTTGCGTCTTGGCCTTCTAGTGTAGTAGAGCTATTATAGCTTGGTGGTTTTGCCTTCTAATCCAAACGTCCacggttcaatcctgacctggtATCAGagttttaaacaaacaattttttgaTCTCTACTCCCTAAGCCTAAAATGAGACCGAGTTTATAAGCACTAACAaattatccatcctgtaattggcgagttgctCGCTGTTAGATGCATAtcaaagacaaaaataaataaagaaaaagaatcTGAACAATACCTGAAATAACAGATATTTTAAATGCTCCATGTTCTTCTTTTGCAATCCGTGCTGCCTCCTCCATTAGTAGCATTCCAAAACCCTGATGCTGGAACTTGGATGGATCCCGTGCATTCACTGGCACTACACTACCATATCTGTTACATATGTTAAAGAATAAATATCCCACTTAAGgcaaaattaaatcaaaatcatGGATGACATTTTACCTGGAAAACATAAACAGGACGTTCTCGGCAGTACATAAATATTGTCCTcaaacaataaacattttttattaggctactttaatgtcacataaaaaAGGACTTAAATTCCTCAAAAACCCTTCTAACTTGAAACTGACAATGGCAACGGATCTAGCAACAAAAATTGCCAGGATAGAAACAAATGGAGAAATCTTGTAAGGCAGCCCAGACGGAGAAGTACATGGACTTCTCGGCGATGATGCTGTaaagtaaattataaaaaaaataaatggaagTCCATTGTCTagaagtcaatgggtttttggttaaatttagctatttttcattgtatttgggacaatacatctttaaaggatgatgttaatattttccttaaaaaaattacaaatttgaataaaaaggaTACACATGAAGTTCCCTGACAATTGACACACCACCTTTCAACTCTGACCTATATGTGTCGTCAGAGCATTTACGTAAACGTAAAAGGCCTATTAAAATGTCTTGTTCAGGATCTTCATACGACAGGAAAGTCTCCCAGCCTCCTCCTGAGCAATAGTCTCTTCTTATCAATTCAACCTgagaataaacaatatatactCTCTTtggtaaaataattaatgttaaatgtattattactggTCCTCAagtttaactggaaactgaggaaattcagattaggccctccacgaaACCACGGCAgccagcgcctaccagatcagcacaccggaaGACGAttccctactcttttcgaatagtgtaccaagttcacTTTTAACTACACGGGACCAatggctttacatcccatccgaaggacgaggaaatgagagtaaagcatcttgcctaaggatgcaattagtatggtacagataacctcgaacacatgcctatcacatgctagtccgatattaccattgcACCATCACTCTCTGgtgtatatacagcacccgccgctatttctagatggtctcccatccagaatgCAACCGGGCcaaacgttgcttaacttcggtgatctgacgaaaaccggtgtttcaacgcattATGGCCGTATATGAAGGACTAAACTGAATCCATTACTACATATTTTTCGTATATACACTCACTATATCAAGTTCATTCATTGATGAAAGTAAAATGTCTAACAAAACGTTTGCTACTGTATACAGTTTTGTTTCTAACtaccaaataaatattttataatggaTAACATAAAAATCATGATTTTATATCAGTATTGTAATTCTTAGTGTATGAAAAACCATAAGGAAATCACAAAtggaaaatttgtaaaaaaCATACCTCATAAGGTCGAACTTTATGATGAATTTCCTGGATACCAACCTCACGTGTTCGCACATCACGGCAATGCGTTCCAAGATCCTTCATGCGTGCAAGTGCTAGTTCACGTAGGTTACCATGTTCTACACCTGATGTCACTAATGGCATAGGAATGTCTctgaataaaacaataacatgTTCATGGTTCAGTGATTATACAGCAAAAGCTCTTCAGCCATATGTAGACATCTTTGGGGTTCCAAGATAGACAGTGACCTAAGAGAACTTGCTTGCACTGTGGGTGAGGCTCAGATAGGTAGCCAGGTGGTAAATTGTATGGTGATGGTGACATCACGGTTCAGTGATTATGGAGTAGTCACAACAAAAACTCTCCAGTCACATGTAGACATCTTTGGGGTCACAAGCTTACATTGACCTCCTGACATAAGAAATCTTGCACTGCACTGTGCGTAGCCAGGTGCTAATATTGTGCTGTATTCTTAATAATCTGGGGAACCTCGCAATTTTCAAACAGATACAAAATAAGATAAAactgttaattttaattatacatTCGAAACCATTTCTATCTAGAAATCACAGTTACCTTTGAACTCGGTAGACTCTAGTCCACGGAGGCACTAAAGCCAGTA contains:
- the LOC140052182 gene encoding monocarboxylate transporter 10-like → MESLTKKEEAELPHISHGFLKRIHEHWGWVVTIGVSVVWFLIIGSHYVYALTFISLQNDFDASATLIGLIGSVYLSLGCCLSPVTSWLQRHYSHRTISILAILITTVSYVVSSFMQSLVILVFTFGVLSGIAYNFVYTSLHHILVCYFPSKRCRAPIAIANVGPTIAMLCLSPIIEKLLSLYGWRWTLRIQGLVICVFGLLACTVFKKPPVWKKSEKQEEKKSHGHSGYLTAVLKLPETWIFSLATFLTGVASTFLYVYIGSYIVSKGLTEEQSSLGMTACGCGSLVACFIGAVVIDRTSFPTIYLLPVLSVLTSLTFIILIWVHTLVPVITMCIVVGLLRTGYNILILPPAVELLGTARALEAGTLSISSLGAGYIVGSYISGKMFDAFGSYDIALYICSGIYLAAAMLALMAPIYQRIFARDRYMVDRKFTDLQNTENLQVPNVQYEYLLIERESVI